Part of the Toxotes jaculatrix isolate fToxJac2 chromosome 8, fToxJac2.pri, whole genome shotgun sequence genome is shown below.
ACTAGGCACAGTTTTACATTAGTGTGAATACAGCTTTGCAAAAGTAATTAACACAATTCACTGTTTtcctaaaatataaatatttatttaaaatgatttgttagGCTTAGGCAGGCACAAATCTGTTTATCATGTTTTGTTAGTACGTACTGACCTAATTTATCTTGCACCTGATGAACTCCTCCTAAACCTTCACACCATAACTATATTGATCGCTTTTATAAACTGTTTTTACGTGCTGTCTTAATGTCTGTAGATTCTGACACATCCACTAGTCTTTATGTCTTTAGTTTTGTTACATTGCaccgatttaaaaaaaaaaaaaagaagaagaagaagaagaaagaagacaaTGACATGGTGAAATCATAGAccgtataagacatggacgtagcacccgtgacgtcaccgattcgtttcggggagtcggttttgtaaccaaaccatgggcatttgagctgcgccatcttggattttagtgtgagtgtactttccatatttggcagagaggcggttactctacgggtcagccggggtcagccggccgagagcccggccacttagctcggagcaacagagctagtctaaggctaatcagctaggctaacaagctaatcggcagctacatccaccacacgacaccccccgagtccgacccgactagctcgaccccgtgtaaccgcgacacataGCATAcgacagagatcataatgttgctgctgtgttttaaacatgactgtttcagatagagaagttttaggtggagctacatggtttggtggagttgtggggggaaatttatttctagcctattatttaactgtgaaacaatcattattatttcatattgataaaatatattaaaacgttaaaaacattattattgtcattattattaatgacaacaataaataataataatgataatgacgatgatgatgataataataataataatatattcaaatcaccgctgcctccacccattatccatttacagttacagcGGTACACCGCcacttactgacggagctgctctgtccatgcaatgtcgaactttttaaacaaaaatgagacgaaataaaattgcagcctagtattcccgcaataaacggactctgagagcacggaacacaccgcaacagcgttccaaatattagctgctccggtcctctatctgtatcagcagcgaccataaatcggcaatgaagtcataagccagcggctaaatatgctaatacatgctaattagtgcaaacatccaggtaaaatagtgagaaatgtacttaccgaaaaaactgcaacacagactccttcgatgATCGGTTAGtgcagtctacactacaacaagccatacagtcacaaaaacctatctgaacactggcaaacaaacacggacactgcagcccctgtcaaccactggaggtagccggaggcctctggatgtagccgcctagcccagccgatgctttagcaaagagcgaGCCACCttcccagcggcagccgaggaactgcagctttttgaacgcggaagtgatcctcactgctgaaacctacaagtGCCCCCTTGGGTGAAAAAGCACAACAGAATGTGCTACCAGCTGTCTTTAGTTTGCTTCCTTGActttttgcatattttcttattttttacatattagcatatttacatttttccatGTTAATGACAATTAGGACATGATTTGTTTCACATCATGGCCATTTCttttaaagaatgaaaaatatttagtttatatTGTTGAGGTTCAAGTGGAAAGAGACTGATTGTCTAAAGTGTCTTGAGAAAGGTTTTGTCTGATTCCCTGTTGCTATATAAGCTTCTTCTCCTCAATCACATATTTACAGACAAATGTTTCAATTCTGCATCAATGACGAACCATATGTTATGTCTCTGAACTGTGTTTGACGCAAACACATGTCTGAAGTGATCTGATCTGAAATGGCCTCAGGGGGTGAAGCCTATCTGTTGTTTTGGAGGCCATCAGTATCTGCCTGTGTCTCTTTTaccctctcacacactcattttTAAAGACAGCAACACAGAGAGATACAGTAAAAGTTGTGGGGAATTGAAGGACAAGTCTAGCACTGTTCTCCATGATTAATTTAGGAATCAGTGAAGGTCATGTTGCTATGGTGACGAGACAAGAGtgcagggggtgggaggggggttgTCTTAAAACTGCAGTGCTGCAGGCAGACGTGAGTTCACAGGACAAGAAGACGGAGCAAGAAAGGGCAAGCGAGCTTCCTCACAAATCCCAGGACATTCTTCTCCATGTATATAAAATTCTGTCGCAGTTATGGTGAAGATAAAAAAGATGAAACCAAGGAAAACTTATCATCCAAATTGTCGGTTGAACTGGAGGGGGAGAAaggtgctgctgtttttttaagCCTCGATGGTGGTCGGTGTTGTGGTTATGGAAATATCTCACTAATGTGTTTGTTGTCTTCTTCCTCAGGCAAACAGACTGGGGGAAATGCACATCTGTACCgtgctctgtgtttgttcctCACTGTAATCTGCCTGATCCTGCTGCTGGTCGTCATTGTCCTCAGTCTGAAACGTGAGTATCTGCAGCCATGGATCTGATTTAATGTCAGTGCTTTGAAAACAAAGAACTGCCGGGTGGATTATGTTTGCAACACCAAAGCAGATTATAAAAGGACCGTAGCTACTATTGGCAGTGCAGAATCAAAAGCATATGGAAAAGACAACATATGTCAGGATCGCTTTgcttttaatgtattttttctcaTAACAGCAGATGAAACAGGAATACAACAAGTGTGGCCGATTACACTGCTGCAGCCTGTAGGCATTATTTGTTTCCCTCAAAGTCCCTCCCACTGTGCTCTGATTTCTAGTCCAAACTGGATCCAAAGTCTGCCcggaaagagaggaaacaactGCAGTGGACAAGCAAAACCCTTCATTTGCAAAGCCCTGCGACTATGACCAATGCCAAGCCCAGTTCCCCTACCTTCAACCCCGTCGTGAGTATAATGCCAGGAGCAAAAATATGACGCAGAAAACCTTGTACAAGCCAAAGAAACATCTATATCAAAAACAGATGATTCCTTCTCATACATCATGTTTTAAGTGATAATTctatttttagaaatgttttttcaaaTAGAGGAAGTTAGCTCATGTGCTTGTTTTTAGAGAACTTGGAACATTTTGGttaatttgggggaaaaaaatcagctgagTTTAATCAATTTTATTATTTCCTCTTGGACTTAATTCCTGATTACATAAGGACAAATGTATGTGCACAAAcatatgaaaatacacaaaatatggTCAAGAGTGCAAATACAAAGCAAAAcgacaaggaaaaacaaaggtgACTGAAAGCTTTAAGTGTGCTTTGGAATGTTGGAGGACATCTAAACAGGAATGTAGTTCACATTAGCAGAGcgaccttttgtttttcttgttttttcaacattttctgaactgaatctctctctccttccagaTATTGGCTGCCAGCAGTGTGCTGACGGGTGGCTGACGTTTGAACATTCGTGTTTTTACCTGTCCACCTTCAGGCTGAGTTGGGATCAGAGCCAGAGGAACTGCACCTCTAGAGGAGGATCTTTGGCTGTTATCACCAGCCAGAGAGTTCAGGTGGATCTGAAATCACTTAAACTCTTGGTCATACTCACATACTTCCCTGATGGTAATATGGTAATAATTTGCACAGTGTATTTGTCTAAATGCGAATGGTGCTCTCTCTGCTAGAATTTTCTGTCCAAGGAAGGGAACCTAAAATACTGGATTGGGCtgagaaacaaagcaaacagatgGACCTGGGTCAACAACACCGTGCTGCAGGAGAGGTgattcttttttcctttttagtgTCTcgtccctttttctttttctgtgatcaCAACATAATAGTCAATacaattttctgttgtttgcagTTACTGGGCCGAAAATCAGTCACCAGGGGATTGTGGGATCCTGAACAGTGAAAGCCCACCTGAGAAGAATTGGATCAAAGCGTCATGCGAAGCCCACACCTACTTCATCTGCCAGCTGCACCTCTGAGAGCATCATcctttttaacagaaaaatgagCAAACCAATTCTGTATCAATAAGTATCAACTTGTCAATAACATTTCAAGTCATATATCCTTCCACTTTCCACTTCAATCAGTAGTAtccagcaaaaaaaagagaatgaagcTTTGTAGGTAATAGATTTTTATGTATTAAACCTGTGCATGTTTAGTCAGATTTTTTAAACTTATCTTTTCTAGCAGAATTGTGTCGCGTAATTTGGACTCTAATATGTCAATAATGATTCTTTTAAAGCCGTAAAAGCACTAAGCACGGAATGACACACTAATATACTGAATGATTTCATATActactgtttgtctttctcacaAATAGAGGGTTTAttctcataaaaatggtcatgcaTCTACATAGTAAGTTGAATGTCTATATTTCACTCTGTTTTAGCTTAGTATATATTACTGCtacacattttttatattgcttatatataaaaataacacactctTTTCTATAGCATAATACTGCAGGAATAATTGCACTTTTGACTATATAGAGAAACCGAGATAGTGGAGTCCTCTTCTTGCAAGTTAGATCACTGAAGTCTACGAAGTATGGTCAGGACTGTGAGATGGTGGGAGGCCGCAGAAAACACACTTCAGGCTCAGGCAGAATCTCATTCTACACAAGTTTAATGTCCTGGTTGtctatggcttgttgtagtgtagactgttcTTGgtcctccttctccatctccaAACCCAAAGCGCTGTGGCGAATCATCTGCCAGCCTGTCAGAGCCCTCCTGTTTTTAAACCCGgctctgtttttggttctgAGGTTTGGGGTTCCTGAGCTCGTTTCCTTCATTATGTCAGTCTTCTCCGATGCCTCTGCTTCCTTTTCATCCTCCTTGGAGAAGGCTTTGATGTAACGTCGCATCTTTTGAAACATCAGGTCATTTCTATCCTCAACCCTACAAAGAGGATAGAGTAAACCAGGAGCAACAGGTGTGTCAAGATAAACGGTCTTACACTGAAAACTGTTATCTACAGGTATTTGATCTATTTGGAGATGAAATGTCATTTAATTGTTGGTGAACCCACAGCTTTCCTCATCAAACACCCTCTttgtttaaaggaatagtccatcattttgggaaatatactttatttttgtatagaGACATGTTTGCCCACTGACCACAAACCTAAGTGGTCTTTAATGCCCTGCAACTGCAAGTCATGTTGTGCTGTGAGTAAGAAGCACAACTCTCACTCTCTTACTGATACTGTGCTATTATTATCACCCCTACCACACCGACAGACTACAGCAACTTAGAAATAGTTCCACAGAAAatttggagaaaaagaaaaagaatgctGGAAGACAACATACCATTCTTGCGTCATTTACAGTAACAAGGCTactacagccagcagctagttagctcagcttagcataaagactgtaaacatggggggaacagctagcctggctctgcctAAAAGTAACACAATCCCTACCAGCTTCTGAAGTTCATTGATGAACCTGTTATACATTGGTTGTTTagtctgtacaaaaaccaaagtgtaaaaacgaCATGTTTGAAGTGGCACCAGTAAatattttgttacctttggtcAGATCccagctagctgtttccccctatttccagtctttattgTAAGCTAAGCTACTTGGCTCCAAAGACAGTGAATTagtacatttcccaaaatgtctgaGTTAAATTTGTTGTAGTCTGTACGTGGAGGTGATAATAATAGTAGCAGCAAGAAAGTAAGAGTTGTGCTTCttactcacactcacagcacaaCATGACTTGTGGCTGCGGTGCATTAAAGGCTCCTTAGGCTTGGTCAGTGGATAAACTTGCCTACCCATGTGATTATTTTTAGTGAAAATAGTAAGCCTAAAAAAGGTTTTACTCTATGTCGCCACACTTCATATGATGTCAGCTTTGTTATGCATGTTTCTATGTCagaatgttgttgttttgttgttgtcgttTTGCACATTGTTTCACTTTAAGCCAGTGTTTCTGTTCCTGCCACTGCAGTACACTCTTACCTGAGATACCAGCGCTCCTTCAGGCCGTAGTTTAGCCCACACACCCCAAGCCGAGGCCACAGGCAGCGTGGCAGCCTCCTCTCCAGCATCAAAGTTGTGGCCACCACCTGCAGATCATTATAGCTCTTACTATTACACAGCAATGCACAGGGACACGACAAGGTGTTTCTATTCATTTGTGCCTTTAGATGTATTGTTTGCATATCTTCAgcccatatgtgtgtgtcacctgaGTTCGCCAGAGCTCATCTCTCTCCTGGGCCACCCTCCAGTGTGTGTCGCTCATCATGGCTATCAGTAGATTTAGCAGCAAGGTGCAGGAGACCACAGAGAAGGCAAAGTGTAACACATGAACGATGGGGGGTGTAATGATGGTATGGTCCACAGGCAGATCTATGAGGCCAATACTGAGCTCAAACTGGGAGAAGAGAGTGATGGGGAAGGAGCGATATGAAGGGATGGCATCAGCCACCTGGGTCATATACACCATCCACAGGGctgagaaggaaaataaaagaaaaagacacgATCTATGTTGCTGAAAAGTCTTATTTCAACAAACTTCTTTTCTTAGAAGCTTTGTAAGAATTAAAGGTTTGTTTGTTCCTGTCTCATAGAACATACTCACAGGTGGAAAAGCCAATGAGCACAATGACAGTCAGCCACATAAATCTTGTCAGGTCTCCAAATATAATCTAGAGGGAAATGAGACATGAGATGTAGTtcagtgtaaaaacacaaatagtTGAACCTCAAAAGGTGGTACAGGTGCATATGGAACAAGCTTCTATTTCTGCATTAGTCATGAGCTCCAGCAGCATGTATCACTCTGACCACACTGAGTTGTATCCTACCTTCTGTATCATGATGACAAAAGGACCGAGCATTTCAAAACCTCGGGCGAAGAACATGACGTTGCACCAGCCCAGAACTAAGCACACTGCCATCACCTCAGTCTCTGCCTGCACCTCGCtgactctgaacacacacagcagcactacCAAGCAGGCGTAGCTGATACTGgtcagaacaacacaaacagcagcagaaaggtTGGAAGGTATATCAGAAAAGTGTGCTTTGTTTTACTCCTCAGAAGTGTTTGTACTTACAGGATGACATGGAAGGGGCCTCCCAGTGCTGTCTGGCCGAAGTAGCGCTTTGCTCCCACTCTCAGTATATCAGGAATCTGTCGGAAGAGAAGGATACAgcaggatgtgtgtttgtgcaataCACAGTAATAAAGCATACATTATGTATGAAAATTAAGTATGTTTCATAAATTCACCTCCAGCAACAGGATGGCAAAAGCTCCCAGGACGCTGATGATTTCTCCTGTCAGCCGCAGGTTGTCTTCATATGTCACATAACTCTCCTGAGACATGGGAAGAGGAAATAGagtttaatatttaaagcaCTTTTTTAGTATTAGGCTGCATGTCACATGCACAATACAAATAGTAAGATCCATACAGGTTACAGCTCCTGGTTTTCGTTCTTGGTTTTGGATTGTCTTTCTCACAAGGACgtgatatttatttaaaagtagAACTATTTACTAATTTTTGGGAAAATATCTCACAAGGTCAAATGGTAGATGAAATACAGAGCacatttatttaagtaaaagttgCGATACCACttcataaaaattaaaattcttgTTAACATGTGCAAGTGCTGTAATATTATCAGAATATTATCATCAAAATGTCTTAACATTTGAATTAATTGTATATAGTTGTGATATATGAGATACTTACAAAATCTGAATCTCTGAAGTGACAACAAGTAACAACAGCAACtacagctgtgaaataaatataGTGGAGCTAACGTGTAAAATCCCTAAAGTTGTGCTTAAGTGCAGTTCAAGTGCAGTTGAGGTTTGTTCATGGTCCTGCTTATGTATGGTAACACACTATAGTTTTATGTggtcacactgaaataaaaataagtcatgTCATTAACTCCAACACACATTGAGTGTTTTCTGGATCCGGACGGTTTTCTccatgtctgactgtgtgtagTTCTCCGGAGCGTCCTTCAGGGGGCGATATACACAACACAGTGTGAAAATCACGATGTACAGCAGatacagaaacagcagcagcctgacacaagacagagagagaaaacattgtAAAACAAGGCTTAGTGCAGTTCACATACTCGACTTCAGAGACTTACATCAAACTTTACCTGAAGTAATGTTTTCCGTACAGGTTCCACTTCAGACTGACTAGCTGCCTCACAGGGGTAACCTCCAGTATGCTCCTCGcctggagaagagaaagaatgtCTTATTTTCTTCTCAGAGGCAGATCAAAACAATTTCTCACAAATTAGCCTATGATTTCTCCTCAGTACTGTAAATTGTGGTAGATATTGGTAGATTGTGTAGTACCTCTCTCTGGTGGCTGCTCACAATAAGCTCCAGCACTGACATATTGTCGGCCCATGAATCAATCTCCGTCAGTTCATACAGGTTAGAGGTCAAGGGGCCCAGACTCCACTGGACTATACGTCTTTTATTAACCAGGTGCTGAAATgcctgagagagacagagggaatcACAGCAGTGAAGAGAGGATTAGCGAAATAATCTGCTCCACCTTTCATGTTGGGTTTTCACCCTGTGAGCCCTCCCGGGTTTCACTCACCACTATGTTTCCCTCTTTGGCAGCCAGTTTAAAAGGTGTAAGGCCTCGGTAGTTGGGCACCATGTCGAGTGGCACTGAGTGGTCCAGCTCTGCATCGCGTGCCATAATCAGGTCAATGGCCTGGCACGCAATCAACTTGTTGGGCTGCAGAACCAAAATGTGAAGCACTGTGTTGCCTAGGGAGAAgacaaggaggaaaaacaagagtgtgtagacagaagagaggaggtacaagaagagaaagcaaagatatcaataatttaaaaaacagacaggTACAAAGATATTAAATAATACCCTACTCCAAGAGGCAACATTTCATACCTCGGTAATCCTGGACCCTGGTGCTGGCCCCTGCGTTGATTACCATGGAGATAATGTCCTCATTCCCAGCACACGCAGCAAAAGACAGGATGTGCTCACCTGTTAACcaaatgcacattttcaaacaccatctgttttgtgtcacttagcacacaaacatacatttatttggGAAATGCTTTGCTCCATTcaatttaccttttttttgCATGTACACATTCATTAGGAGCATTTTGAGCTAAGGGACACATCTGTGGATGGCAACCTGATGGTCAGTCCATCCTTGCCACGAATGATTGACCCACTCAACTACCTGAGTATAGCCCCTTCATACATGGCTGACTCATTCTAACATACCGTGGTAAATGAGTCCTCCTatcctcttcctgaagtacaaGCCGGTGACTCGAGGGGTAACCACATCGCCACCTCTACTAATGAGGTGATGGACCAGATTGGTGTTTTGATTCGCCACAGCAATGTGGAGAGGAGTAACAcctgagacagagcagagatggaCAGTGTACATCAGCCCACTGTGAATTAACTGTTTATCGTTGCATCATTTTTGCCTGCTGTGTAACACTTACATTAAACCgatgtgtgttttgctgtttcttatGATCAAAAATGGCTTATTTTGCTCAGCTATATCCAGTATTTTCATCCAATGTGATTCAGAGGAGCAAAAACATGTAGTACATCCATGTAGCTCATAAGAGATCTTGATTAATGACAATATACAAAAACACTAGGGAGTGAATGGGTTAAACTGGCCTCggcccttgtttttttttttttttttatctcaaccTGTCTATTCTACtctactttattttttttaaccacagacCATAACGTTGGTAACTTTACTTGCGTACCGGCAAAACAAAATTTCAGCAATATGATTAGCTATGTGTTTGTGCTCGTGCCTATGTCTGTGACTTTACAGTCTTCAACCTTGGAAAAGCTCTGAGGTCATGGGCTCGTTGATGAGTTCGGGAGCTCCGTccatcagagccacagcagcctCCAGGTTGTCATTCATCGCGGCAATGTGAAGCGCTGTCTCCCCAAGAGCACCTGAATGAGAAGATTACAGCTTCATAAACGTACAACTGACTCAGTGCTACACTGAAATATGAACACAGTGAAGTTTGAATTCACAGTTCAGCCTCACCTCTCTCAAAGATATTAGTGGATGCAAAGCTTAGCAGTTTCTTGATGCAGCCTACGCTGTTCGTTTTAGATGCATAGAAGAGAGGAATGTCATTTATGCTgtaggaagaaagacagaagcaaaACACCATTTTAACAGGCTTTACACCTACATGTCATTGATTATGACACAATCTACTTTATCTTTGAAATGAGTTTCTTTGAAAGTGAGTTTCTCACTATTTGGTGTGGAGCAAAAATGTCTCATCCAACATCTCGTTCCATCCTTTCTTGTTTTGAAAGCGAAACCTCAGCTGGCTCCACCAATGGTTGAGCTCGCTAGGAGCAGATCTGGCCAGAGACGGAGACATTGGCACCTGATGTTTGACTCGAATAAACAAACTGTggatgagaaaacaaaattctACATTTAATCATAGAAGAGTTTACACCAGCAGGCAGGAATTACCTCATCATTTTAgtgtggaaaattttttttggtatgttttttttaaatgtatattcttttcaagataaaatacaaaaaaacaaatgaataaaaacaaaagttccTTAGTCTTACCCTTAAACAACGAAAGTGCTGCTCCTCAACGTCTGGTGATACTCAGTCATAACACTGTCAAAATTAGAAGCAACACCTATAAAATGTCCCTGAGGAGAAGTGAAATCCCTGTGACATGACCATTATATAAGACCCAGCCATGAGGGAGGAGACATGTGGAAGGATTGAGAATGAATGGGTGGAGAAGGAGGGTGAGTGAACAACAGACaggtaagacagagagagtgagggcaTAATGAGCAGGTAGACTTTCACCGCAGATCCCACAGGGAAAGTTACGCTTTAAGATTCAACTCACCGTTTGACCAGGAACTCCTTTATCATGCTGATCTGAAATTGCTGGCTTGATTCTGTCACCTTAAAAGTGAAGTGACAATGGTCCAGTCCCTAATTCCAGTAGACCTCTGTTATGACCAGGCCTGTCTGCATTCCTCTAACTACCACCAAAACCTGCATGGCCACTATGAAAATTCTGCAACATCATGACAGTCAACACATTTCCATCATTGTTTCTAGTGAACTGCTGAGGAAACCTGTTTGGAAATTGCAAGCATGTATGTCTGAATGGTGGTTTGTAATTTAAACCAGATATTAAGGCCTGATAGTCCGTGATGCATTATTTTTGCATCTGGGATTATTTGCTGGAGTCAGTATGGAGAtgatgtgtgatttttttcaacatgttgcatcttgtacacacacaaatagaaaacTAGTTCCATTCACGATGATTTAACTTGTTGAGCACCATTGATGTGTCAACAGGAATGATCACAAACATGGTAATTGCCACATCACAAAGACCATAATGATCATTTGGAGGCTGGAAACATCATGTCCAATGAGGGCATGTCACTTTCCTCTGAAGCTGGGAAACAAAGCTCATGgttcgttttgttttgtgaaattattaattataatGATATACTTTTCATGCAAGGGAGTTAAAGTAACTGACTGACACAGAATCACAGATTTCATTTCCACAGATAAATTATTTGTAAACTGCTGAATCAGCTGCCTTTTACAATACTTCTGCTCATCCTAGTTGTAGTGCAAAGATATTTTGCTGCGCCACTTATAGGTCATGACTAACAGGCCGGTTTACCACAGGATAAACAGGGTTTAGGGAGACTCTATAGGAGGCCCTGGTAATGGTTGCAGATGGGGCACTCATTTAGTATTGTGGAGATAATAGCTGTTTACCAGACGGAGCGCACCATCTTTAAGTAGCGTCATAAAGACCAGTGGTTTCCAGTCTGTTAATGTCTTCATAAAGAAACAATAACAccataaaaacatgattttgtGGTTTGCGTGTGCACTGTTTCTGAACATACATACCAGCATCTCTTTCACAACACTGTGCTAATATGTTTTGGGACACCACAGCAAACAGTTATTACAGACATCCCTCATACATTTATGACAGTCGACAGATGCTCTTATTCAGAGTGACTTCACACAACAGAGCTCAATGATCATTATTAAAACAAAGGCACCAGGTTTACTCATTGGACTGGTGTAATTTTAATAAATTTCACTACAGAGTCATCATTTATAACAACAGGCCTTAGCTGCTTTGTCTCTAAACTTGAATGATCTAAATGATCCTATTCTAATATTCTCAAACTGATGCATAGTTCagctaaaagaaaaatcttcttctttcttttccagtcATTTTTCccagttggaaaaaaaagttgaaaaaataGTTTAGTCAATTTACTTCACTCAGAAGAGCTGCAATAAAAATGTTGCATCAGCGACAATAATCCTATGGTATATAAATCACATGAAAGGGGCCATGAAAGTACATTTTACTGATGATACTtaagtagttttgttttttttattgtagccTTACCACTACTACATTACTTAAGTGAGTAACAAAGTCAGAATACTTAGTTTTATAAAAGTATTTACATATGaagtataaaatatatatagttTAGTATTACTTATTCCTTAAATGTACTGCTGGCCAGCTTAATTCATTACATAAAGCATCAGCACATGTTTTATAtgaaaaatcatcaaaatgaagttttatattttagcaAATGTTCTTAGTATCTTTCCACCATTGGATATTTCCTGTGTTCTGAGTATTTCTAAAAATTACCC
Proteins encoded:
- the si:dkey-26c10.5 gene encoding early activation antigen CD69 isoform X2; this encodes MYIKFCRSYGEDKKDETKENLSSKLSVELEGEKGKQTGGNAHLYRALCLFLTVICLILLLVVIVLSLKLQTGSKVCPEREETTAVDKQNPSFAKPCDYDQCQAQFPYLQPRHIGCQQCADGWLTFEHSCFYLSTFRLSWDQSQRNCTSRGGSLAVITSQRVQNFLSKEGNLKYWIGLRNKANRWTWVNNTVLQESYWAENQSPGDCGILNSESPPEKNWIKASCEAHTYFICQLHL
- the si:dkey-26c10.5 gene encoding CD209 antigen-like protein A isoform X1, which codes for MEMNKLNAEKESKEDEGASKPMLEVKTEALEEAEPDPYCRLQNLPEDVYSEACFGDSPVKTKAGKQTGGNAHLYRALCLFLTVICLILLLVVIVLSLKLQTGSKVCPEREETTAVDKQNPSFAKPCDYDQCQAQFPYLQPRHIGCQQCADGWLTFEHSCFYLSTFRLSWDQSQRNCTSRGGSLAVITSQRVQNFLSKEGNLKYWIGLRNKANRWTWVNNTVLQESYWAENQSPGDCGILNSESPPEKNWIKASCEAHTYFICQLHL
- the trpv6 gene encoding transient receptor potential cation channel subfamily V member 6 yields the protein MSPSLARSAPSELNHWWSQLRFRFQNKKGWNEMLDETFLLHTKYINDIPLFYASKTNSVGCIKKLLSFASTNIFERGALGETALHIAAMNDNLEAAVALMDGAPELINEPMTSELFQGVTPLHIAVANQNTNLVHHLISRGGDVVTPRVTGLYFRKRIGGLIYHGEHILSFAACAGNEDIISMVINAGASTRVQDYRGNTVLHILVLQPNKLIACQAIDLIMARDAELDHSVPLDMVPNYRGLTPFKLAAKEGNIVAFQHLVNKRRIVQWSLGPLTSNLYELTEIDSWADNMSVLELIVSSHQREARSILEVTPVRQLVSLKWNLYGKHYFRLLLFLYLLYIVIFTLCCVYRPLKDAPENYTQSDMEKTVRIQKTLNESYVTYEDNLRLTGEIISVLGAFAILLLEIPDILRVGAKRYFGQTALGGPFHVILISYACLVVLLCVFRVSEVQAETEVMAVCLVLGWCNVMFFARGFEMLGPFVIMIQKIIFGDLTRFMWLTVIVLIGFSTSLWMVYMTQVADAIPSYRSFPITLFSQFELSIGLIDLPVDHTIITPPIVHVLHFAFSVVSCTLLLNLLIAMMSDTHWRVAQERDELWRTQVVATTLMLERRLPRCLWPRLGVCGLNYGLKERWYLRVEDRNDLMFQKMRRYIKAFSKEDEKEAEASEKTDIMKETSSGTPNLRTKNRAGFKNRRALTGWQMIRHSALGLEMEKEDQEQSTLQQAIDNQDIKLV